A genomic stretch from Marinimicrobium sp. C6131 includes:
- a CDS encoding DUF2933 domain-containing protein gives MANKPGYWNSLHGFATILLVGAALYFLFVEHGAHVFPFLPYLIILLCPLMHLFMHKGHGHGESGHGEHNHQDTEQAYRRGLEEGRKEADRK, from the coding sequence ATGGCTAACAAACCCGGTTACTGGAACAGTCTTCACGGATTTGCGACGATCTTGTTGGTTGGCGCAGCGCTTTACTTTCTATTTGTAGAGCACGGAGCGCACGTCTTTCCGTTTCTCCCCTACCTGATCATTCTCCTCTGTCCGTTAATGCACCTTTTTATGCATAAGGGGCACGGTCACGGAGAAAGCGGGCATGGCGAACACAACCACCAGGACACGGAGCAAGCTTACCGCCGCGGCCTGGAAGAAGGCCGAAAGGAGGCTGACAGAAAATGA
- a CDS encoding heavy metal translocating P-type ATPase — translation MNIDSKHSSAVAKLTVPGMGSDHCAGIVKTSLQRLDSVGDIKTNIANHRVEATYDPSTVDLDDLRKAVENAGYDVAAANTSGAGKKAQLIVPGMGSDHCAGIVRESLQRLEGIESINTNIANHKVHVVMADNGPSVEQLKQAVEKAGYDVAQASSEAAEDEAEKDADIEDAYLNQALKRLWIAGIPTTLIMVLMIPHMFWKPIPGYLLIVALLAFPVVFLYGGAATHKSTWRSLTNRTFNMDVLISMGSVPPYLIGLAGFFVTMTSFIEMAATIMTFHLLGRYLEAKAKGRASQAIRKLLTLGAKTARVERDGQEQEVPVKELQPGDIMVIRPGDKVPTDGEVVEGESHLDESIATGESVPVYKSPGDTVIGATINKEGRLRVKATKVGGDTFLSQVIKLVEQAQGSRVPIQEFADRMTGRFVPIVILIALASFAVWFVAADSLRPILAWGADFLPWVDQTATTPVLAILAAIAVLVIACPCALGLATPTALMVGSGIGAERGILIRSGEAIQTFKDVKVMVLDKTGTITRGEPKLTEVVTANNVTEQQLLQWAATVENASEHPIARAIVEGARERQVSPGEVKEFRSTGARGVSGRVDDTMVLIGNRKLLNEEGISGLEALDQELDNLEGRGRTAVLVAVDGQACGIVAVADTIKGESVAAIRGMHDLGLHVVMITGDNERAARAVAEEVGIDEVQAGVLPEGKVDAIRQLQKKHGNHVAMVGDGINDAPALKQANVGIAIGAGADVAIEAADVTLVRGELTGVVEAMHLSRATFGKIVQNLIWASAYNVAAIPIAAVGLLHPMIGVIAMTVSSLSVIGNSILLKRVKLSVDK, via the coding sequence ATGAACATTGACTCAAAACATTCGAGCGCCGTGGCTAAGCTGACTGTGCCGGGCATGGGATCGGACCATTGTGCGGGTATTGTAAAGACCTCACTACAGCGTCTTGACAGTGTCGGGGACATTAAAACGAATATCGCTAATCACCGTGTAGAAGCCACCTACGACCCCTCGACGGTGGACCTGGACGATCTCCGCAAAGCTGTGGAAAACGCCGGCTACGACGTCGCCGCCGCCAACACTTCGGGGGCGGGAAAGAAGGCCCAGCTTATCGTGCCGGGCATGGGCTCCGACCACTGCGCGGGCATTGTGCGTGAATCGCTCCAGCGGCTAGAGGGCATTGAGAGCATCAATACCAATATCGCCAACCACAAGGTTCACGTCGTAATGGCCGACAATGGACCGAGTGTTGAGCAGCTTAAACAGGCGGTTGAAAAAGCCGGCTACGATGTCGCTCAAGCCTCCTCCGAAGCAGCGGAAGATGAAGCGGAAAAGGATGCCGATATCGAAGACGCCTACTTGAATCAGGCTTTGAAACGCCTTTGGATCGCCGGGATACCGACAACACTGATCATGGTGTTGATGATCCCGCACATGTTCTGGAAACCGATCCCCGGCTATCTTTTGATTGTGGCCCTGTTGGCGTTTCCGGTGGTTTTTCTATATGGCGGCGCAGCCACTCACAAGTCCACCTGGCGCTCGCTCACCAACCGCACCTTCAACATGGATGTACTGATTTCCATGGGCAGCGTTCCGCCCTACCTGATCGGCCTGGCAGGCTTTTTCGTCACCATGACGTCATTCATTGAAATGGCCGCCACCATCATGACCTTTCACCTATTGGGGCGCTATCTTGAGGCCAAAGCCAAGGGCCGTGCATCTCAGGCGATCCGAAAATTATTAACCTTGGGCGCCAAGACCGCACGGGTCGAACGCGATGGCCAGGAGCAGGAAGTTCCCGTCAAGGAACTGCAACCGGGCGACATCATGGTGATCCGCCCCGGTGACAAGGTGCCGACGGATGGCGAAGTGGTAGAAGGCGAGAGCCATCTGGATGAATCGATTGCCACCGGCGAGTCGGTTCCAGTGTATAAATCTCCGGGCGATACCGTCATTGGCGCGACCATCAATAAAGAGGGACGTTTACGGGTCAAGGCCACCAAGGTGGGCGGCGATACCTTTTTGTCCCAGGTGATCAAACTGGTAGAACAGGCCCAAGGCTCGCGAGTGCCCATTCAGGAATTCGCCGACCGCATGACGGGGCGTTTTGTGCCCATCGTCATTCTGATTGCCCTGGCAAGCTTTGCGGTGTGGTTTGTTGCCGCCGACAGCCTGCGCCCCATACTTGCATGGGGCGCGGATTTTCTGCCCTGGGTTGATCAAACGGCGACCACCCCAGTACTGGCTATTCTCGCCGCCATTGCGGTTCTGGTTATCGCCTGCCCCTGCGCTTTGGGCTTGGCAACGCCTACCGCGCTGATGGTGGGCTCGGGTATTGGGGCCGAGCGAGGCATTCTGATTCGCTCCGGCGAGGCTATTCAAACCTTCAAAGACGTCAAGGTGATGGTGCTTGATAAAACCGGCACTATCACACGGGGCGAGCCCAAACTGACTGAAGTGGTTACGGCCAACAATGTCACAGAACAACAACTGCTGCAGTGGGCCGCGACGGTGGAAAATGCCTCTGAGCACCCCATTGCCCGCGCCATTGTCGAAGGCGCCCGCGAGCGTCAGGTGAGCCCGGGGGAGGTCAAAGAATTTCGTTCCACTGGCGCGCGCGGCGTTTCCGGCAGAGTCGATGATACGATGGTACTGATTGGCAACCGCAAACTGCTGAACGAAGAAGGAATAAGCGGTCTAGAGGCCTTGGACCAAGAATTGGACAATCTGGAGGGACGCGGGCGCACCGCCGTACTGGTCGCGGTTGATGGGCAAGCGTGTGGCATTGTCGCGGTGGCGGATACCATCAAGGGGGAGTCGGTAGCCGCGATTCGCGGCATGCATGACTTGGGCTTGCATGTGGTGATGATCACCGGCGACAACGAACGTGCGGCGCGCGCTGTTGCCGAGGAGGTGGGTATCGACGAAGTGCAGGCCGGGGTACTTCCGGAAGGCAAGGTGGATGCAATTCGTCAGCTGCAGAAAAAGCATGGCAATCATGTCGCCATGGTCGGCGATGGCATCAATGATGCGCCAGCGCTGAAACAGGCAAACGTGGGTATTGCCATAGGTGCCGGCGCTGATGTGGCCATTGAGGCGGCCGATGTGACTCTGGTTCGCGGTGAGCTGACCGGTGTAGTGGAAGCCATGCACCTCTCCCGAGCCACCTTTGGGAAAATTGTTCAGAACCTGATTTGGGCGAGTGCCTACAATGTGGCCGCCATACCCATCGCCGCCGTCGGGTTACTGCACCCCATGATCGGCGTAATTGCCATGACCGTGAGCTCGTTATCAGTCATCGGCAATTCAATTCTTCTTAAGCGAGTGAAGCTGAGTGTCGATAAATGA
- a CDS encoding methyltransferase family protein: MHVGTWGLAIIVTVVVSWLMYRYLAPASWKEWTRAGVLQAFIIAFYAEMYGFPLTIYFLTRFFGLDLAWNEGGNLWAQLFGTPTAHVIAMLLGYSLVFVGATLVAEGWRRIHQARRRETLMTDGIYAIVRHPQYTGLFLIVFGEGVVHWPTIVSLIAFPVIVLAYTLLALKEERQMLEQFGDEYRAYRQHVPMFIPRLNKLQQQEF, translated from the coding sequence ATGCATGTAGGAACCTGGGGTCTGGCAATTATCGTCACGGTTGTTGTCTCATGGCTGATGTACCGATATCTAGCTCCGGCCAGCTGGAAAGAATGGACGCGCGCTGGCGTGCTGCAGGCCTTTATTATCGCCTTCTACGCTGAAATGTACGGGTTTCCTTTAACGATCTACTTTCTAACCCGATTCTTCGGCCTCGATCTGGCATGGAACGAAGGCGGCAACCTCTGGGCGCAATTGTTCGGCACTCCTACCGCGCACGTCATAGCCATGCTGCTCGGCTATAGCCTGGTATTCGTAGGAGCAACTCTGGTCGCGGAGGGCTGGCGCCGGATCCATCAAGCGCGGCGCCGTGAGACTCTAATGACCGATGGCATTTACGCGATTGTTCGCCACCCCCAATACACTGGCCTCTTTCTCATCGTGTTCGGTGAAGGGGTTGTGCACTGGCCGACGATTGTCTCGCTGATCGCCTTCCCAGTAATTGTCCTAGCCTACACGCTACTGGCTCTGAAAGAAGAGCGGCAGATGCTGGAACAGTTTGGTGATGAATATCGGGCTTATCGACAGCACGTCCCGATGTTCATTCCCCGCCTCAATAAGTTGCAGCAGCAGGAGTTTTGA
- a CDS encoding MerR family transcriptional regulator codes for MRVNQLANETGVSVDTVRYYTRIGFLKPTKNPSNGYKEYCAKEKRRMRFILSARQLGFSVSDIAEILETADQGESPCPLARGLIQKRLEENEKGFQDSQRLRQRMYSAVRDWETKPDRAPTGNMICHLIEEFSESGEDKRSV; via the coding sequence ATGCGTGTTAACCAACTGGCTAATGAGACTGGGGTAAGTGTAGATACTGTTCGCTACTACACCCGTATTGGATTTCTGAAACCTACGAAGAACCCGTCCAATGGCTACAAGGAGTACTGTGCCAAGGAAAAGCGTCGAATGAGGTTTATCCTCAGCGCCAGACAACTCGGCTTTTCGGTGAGCGATATCGCCGAAATCCTGGAAACCGCTGATCAAGGTGAATCCCCCTGTCCTCTCGCTAGGGGGCTTATACAGAAGCGTCTGGAGGAGAACGAGAAAGGCTTCCAAGATAGTCAGCGACTACGGCAACGTATGTACTCCGCAGTCAGGGATTGGGAAACAAAACCGGACCGGGCGCCAACAGGCAACATGATCTGTCATCTGATCGAGGAGTTCAGTGAGAGCGGGGAGGATAAACGTTCAGTGTGA
- a CDS encoding DUF411 domain-containing protein, which produces MHSSRLKILMLGLLTLPLLVACGKVEERFVNPDRAIGGAEVLTVYKSRSCGCCKKWIDHIDVEGFETDVQHPSSLKLIKDRYRIAPNLRSCHTSVSSQGYVFEGHIPARYIQQFLANPPSDAVGLTVPAMPLGSPGMEAEDRFRAYQVLLMKKDGNTEVFVSVENPAQQYQPGDQQEVQL; this is translated from the coding sequence ATGCATTCATCACGCCTTAAAATTCTGATGCTGGGGTTGCTCACGCTGCCCTTGCTAGTTGCTTGTGGGAAAGTGGAGGAGAGATTCGTTAATCCTGATCGGGCCATTGGTGGCGCTGAGGTGCTCACCGTCTACAAAAGTCGAAGTTGCGGCTGCTGCAAAAAGTGGATTGACCATATAGATGTCGAGGGCTTTGAAACAGATGTCCAACACCCATCAAGCCTGAAACTCATAAAAGATCGGTATCGGATCGCACCCAATCTCCGCTCCTGTCATACCTCCGTATCGTCACAAGGCTACGTCTTCGAAGGGCATATCCCGGCGCGCTACATCCAACAGTTTCTGGCCAACCCTCCGTCTGATGCTGTGGGTCTGACTGTACCCGCCATGCCCCTTGGCAGTCCGGGGATGGAGGCTGAAGATCGGTTTAGGGCTTATCAGGTCCTGCTGATGAAAAAAGATGGCAACACCGAAGTGTTTGTCAGTGTAGAGAACCCCGCCCAGCAATATCAGCCGGGTGATCAACAGGAAGTTCAGTTATGA
- a CDS encoding TolC family protein — protein sequence MEEAVALAVEADPWLAGSKHTQQALNDEATAAASLPDPRVSLMAGNFPVDSFDINQEAMTQLSVGVTQMFPRGDSLALAKRQKQQLAGQHPLLRIDRRAKVEATASQLWLEAFKAQESIRLIEQDRALFEQLVDAAEASYSSALGRARQQDVIRAQLELTRLEDRLTMLRQQQQAAQKRLTEWIGAPATVPLAPVLPTQSLSRPLSVPTIKQASEHTRYEWIRHHPALRALDQRIDATQTGIDLAKQKYKPEWGLSAQYGSRARDPMGRDRADLFSVGVTFDLPLFTGNRQDKEVSAAVNRTEAIKTEKHLLGRRLMAELETASVQLARLDERQALYTDQLLPQMAEQAEASLSAYNNDDGDFAEAVRARIAELNAKIDALAIAVDRQKTIAQINYLLAEASFDDARPAKPF from the coding sequence TTGGAAGAAGCGGTAGCCCTCGCCGTCGAAGCAGATCCTTGGCTTGCTGGCAGCAAGCACACCCAGCAGGCGCTCAATGATGAGGCGACTGCCGCAGCGAGCTTGCCGGATCCCCGCGTGAGTCTGATGGCGGGCAATTTCCCCGTAGATAGCTTCGACATCAACCAGGAGGCTATGACTCAGTTGTCGGTGGGTGTCACGCAAATGTTCCCACGTGGTGACAGTCTGGCGCTTGCCAAACGGCAAAAACAGCAGCTTGCTGGACAGCACCCTCTGCTGAGGATAGATCGCCGCGCCAAGGTGGAAGCAACGGCCAGTCAGTTATGGCTAGAGGCCTTCAAGGCCCAGGAGAGTATCCGGTTGATCGAGCAGGATCGCGCATTGTTCGAGCAGTTGGTGGATGCCGCCGAGGCCAGCTATTCCTCGGCGCTGGGCAGGGCGCGCCAGCAGGACGTGATCCGCGCGCAGTTGGAGCTGACGCGTCTGGAAGACAGGCTGACGATGCTCAGGCAGCAACAGCAAGCCGCACAAAAGCGTCTGACCGAATGGATCGGTGCGCCTGCCACTGTCCCTTTGGCTCCGGTACTACCGACACAGTCTCTGTCCAGGCCACTGTCGGTACCGACCATTAAGCAGGCCAGCGAGCATACGCGCTACGAATGGATCCGCCATCATCCCGCGCTAAGGGCACTGGACCAGCGTATCGACGCCACGCAAACCGGCATTGACCTGGCCAAGCAGAAATACAAGCCCGAATGGGGCCTGTCGGCCCAATACGGCTCTCGCGCCCGCGATCCCATGGGGCGCGACCGGGCCGATCTGTTCTCCGTTGGCGTCACCTTCGATCTGCCCCTTTTCACCGGTAACCGGCAGGACAAGGAAGTCAGCGCCGCCGTAAATCGAACCGAGGCCATCAAAACCGAAAAGCACTTGCTTGGTCGTCGGCTAATGGCGGAACTGGAAACCGCGAGCGTACAACTGGCACGTCTCGATGAACGCCAGGCGTTATACACCGATCAGCTGTTGCCGCAAATGGCCGAGCAGGCAGAGGCTTCACTTTCGGCCTACAACAACGACGACGGCGACTTCGCCGAAGCCGTGCGTGCCCGCATTGCCGAATTGAATGCCAAGATCGACGCGCTCGCCATTGCCGTGGATCGGCAGAAGACCATCGCCCAAATCAATTACCTGCTCGCCGAGGCGTCGTTCGACGATGCACGGCCGGCGAAACCGTTTTAA